The following proteins are encoded in a genomic region of Arthrobacter jiangjiafuii:
- a CDS encoding NADP-dependent isocitrate dehydrogenase, protein MAEKIKVVGSVVELDGDEMTRIIWQFIKDRLINPYLDVDLKYYDLSIQNRDATDDQVTIDAANAIKEHGVGVKCATITPDEARVEEFGLKKMWVSPNGTIRNILGGVVFREPIIISNIPRLVPGWNKPIIIGRHAHGDQYKATNFKVPGAGTLTLTYTPKDGGEEIKTQVVTYGDDGGVAMGMYNFNDSIRDFARASFAYGLQRNYPVYLSTKNTILKAYDGQFKDLFQEVFDAEFKDQFEAAGLTYEHRLIDDMVASAMKWEGGYVWACKNYDGDVQSDTVAQGFGSLGLMTSVLMTPDGKTVEAEAAHGTVTRHYRQHQQGKPTSTNPIASIFAWTRGLMHRGKLDNTPEVIRFAETLEDVVIKTVESGKMTKDLAALVGPDQAYLTTEEFLAELDANLKTRLG, encoded by the coding sequence GTGGCTGAGAAAATCAAGGTTGTGGGTTCTGTTGTAGAACTCGACGGCGACGAGATGACCCGTATCATCTGGCAGTTCATCAAGGACCGCCTGATCAACCCGTACCTGGACGTAGACCTGAAGTACTACGACCTCTCCATCCAGAACCGCGACGCCACCGATGACCAGGTCACCATTGACGCTGCCAACGCCATCAAGGAACACGGCGTGGGCGTCAAGTGCGCCACGATCACACCGGACGAGGCCCGGGTCGAGGAATTCGGCCTGAAGAAGATGTGGGTTTCCCCGAACGGCACCATCCGCAACATCCTCGGCGGCGTGGTCTTCCGCGAACCGATCATCATCTCCAACATTCCGCGCCTGGTCCCGGGCTGGAACAAGCCGATCATCATTGGCCGCCACGCCCACGGCGACCAGTACAAGGCCACCAACTTCAAGGTGCCCGGTGCCGGAACCCTGACGCTGACCTACACCCCCAAGGACGGCGGGGAAGAAATCAAGACCCAGGTTGTCACGTACGGTGACGACGGCGGCGTGGCCATGGGTATGTACAACTTCAACGATTCCATCCGCGACTTCGCCCGGGCGTCCTTCGCCTACGGCCTGCAGCGGAACTACCCGGTGTACCTCTCCACCAAGAACACGATCCTGAAGGCCTACGACGGCCAGTTCAAGGACCTGTTCCAGGAAGTCTTCGACGCCGAGTTCAAGGACCAGTTCGAAGCAGCCGGCCTCACCTACGAGCACCGCCTGATCGATGACATGGTTGCCTCCGCGATGAAGTGGGAAGGCGGCTACGTCTGGGCCTGCAAGAACTACGACGGCGACGTTCAGTCCGACACCGTGGCACAGGGCTTCGGCTCGCTGGGCCTGATGACGTCAGTGCTGATGACCCCGGACGGCAAGACCGTCGAGGCCGAAGCAGCACACGGTACGGTTACCCGCCACTACCGTCAGCACCAGCAGGGCAAGCCCACCTCCACGAACCCGATCGCCTCGATCTTCGCGTGGACCCGTGGCCTGATGCACCGCGGCAAGCTGGACAACACCCCTGAGGTCATTCGCTTCGCTGAAACCCTCGAAGATGTTGTCATCAAGACGGTTGAGTCCGGCAAGATGACCAAGGACCTCGCGGCCCTGGTCGGCCCGGACCAGGCATACCTGACCACCGAGGAATTCCTCGCTGAGCTCGATGCCAACCTGAAGACCCGCCTGGGCTAA
- the purH gene encoding bifunctional phosphoribosylaminoimidazolecarboxamide formyltransferase/IMP cyclohydrolase has product MSSQPLNRVPIRRALISVYDKTGLTELAQGLAAAGVSIVSTGSTAKQIAAAGVEVTEVAEVTGFAECLDGRVKTLHPRVHAGILADRRREDHVAQLAEMDIEPFDLVVVNLYPFVETVKSGASQDEVVEQIDIGGPSMVRAAAKNHPSVAVVVDPAKYPDVVSAAAEGGFDLAQRRRLAAEAFASTAAYDNAVAAWTAEQFETGVEGTTWPAYTGLALERSEVLRYGENPHQDAALYVDKSSKPGVAQADQLHGKAMSYNNYVDADAALRAAFDFDEPAVAVVKHANPCGVAVASADAADPIADAHAKAHACDPVSAFGGVIAANRTVTTGMAETVKDIFTEVVIAPDFEPGALEILTAKKNIRLLTLPEGYGRNPAEFRQVSGGMLIQKSDKMQAEGDSPETWTLVSGPAADEATLADLAFAWTAVRAAKSNAILLARDGASVGVGMGQVNRVDSCRLAVERANTLGAPDTDRARGAVAASDAFFPFADGLQILIDAGVKAVVQPGGSIRDQEVIEAAKAAGVTMYFTGARHFFH; this is encoded by the coding sequence GTGAGCTCACAGCCACTGAACCGTGTTCCCATCCGCCGGGCCCTGATCTCCGTCTATGACAAGACGGGATTGACCGAACTGGCCCAGGGCCTCGCGGCCGCCGGCGTGAGCATCGTTTCCACCGGTTCCACCGCCAAACAGATCGCTGCCGCGGGCGTGGAAGTCACCGAGGTTGCCGAAGTCACCGGCTTCGCGGAATGCCTGGACGGGCGGGTGAAGACGCTGCACCCGCGGGTGCATGCCGGCATCCTGGCTGACCGCCGCCGCGAAGATCACGTGGCCCAGCTGGCGGAAATGGACATTGAGCCGTTCGACCTGGTGGTCGTGAACCTGTATCCGTTCGTGGAGACCGTGAAATCCGGTGCCAGCCAGGACGAGGTGGTTGAGCAGATCGACATCGGCGGCCCCTCCATGGTCCGTGCCGCAGCGAAGAACCATCCGTCGGTGGCCGTCGTGGTGGATCCCGCCAAATACCCGGACGTTGTCAGTGCCGCAGCCGAGGGCGGCTTCGACCTGGCCCAGCGGCGCCGGCTGGCGGCAGAGGCCTTTGCCTCCACCGCCGCCTATGACAACGCCGTGGCAGCCTGGACCGCAGAGCAGTTCGAAACCGGAGTCGAGGGCACCACCTGGCCCGCGTACACCGGCCTGGCACTGGAGCGTTCCGAGGTGCTGCGCTACGGCGAAAACCCGCACCAGGACGCAGCCCTGTATGTCGACAAGAGCTCCAAACCCGGTGTAGCCCAGGCTGACCAGCTGCACGGCAAGGCGATGTCCTACAACAACTACGTCGACGCCGATGCTGCCCTGCGGGCGGCCTTCGACTTCGACGAACCCGCGGTCGCCGTCGTCAAGCACGCCAACCCCTGCGGTGTGGCCGTGGCCTCGGCAGACGCCGCGGATCCCATCGCTGACGCCCACGCCAAGGCCCACGCCTGCGACCCGGTGTCCGCCTTTGGCGGCGTCATCGCAGCCAACCGCACCGTCACCACCGGCATGGCCGAGACCGTGAAGGACATCTTTACCGAGGTGGTTATCGCGCCGGACTTCGAGCCGGGCGCACTGGAAATCCTCACGGCCAAGAAGAACATCCGCCTGCTGACGTTGCCGGAGGGCTACGGCCGCAACCCGGCCGAATTCCGCCAGGTCTCCGGCGGAATGCTCATCCAGAAATCCGACAAGATGCAGGCCGAAGGAGACAGCCCCGAAACGTGGACGCTCGTCTCCGGACCGGCCGCCGATGAGGCCACCCTGGCCGATCTCGCCTTCGCCTGGACGGCGGTACGCGCCGCCAAGTCCAACGCCATCCTGCTGGCGCGCGACGGCGCGTCCGTGGGCGTGGGCATGGGACAGGTCAACCGGGTGGACTCCTGCCGCCTTGCCGTCGAGCGGGCCAACACCTTGGGCGCCCCGGATACCGACCGCGCCCGCGGTGCAGTTGCCGCCTCGGATGCGTTCTTCCCGTTCGCGGACGGCCTGCAGATCCTGATTGACGCCGGAGTGAAGGCCGTTGTGCAGCCGGGCGGTTCAATCCGCGACCAGGAGGTCATTGAGGCAGCGAAGGCTGCCGGTGTGACCATGTACTTCACCGGAGCACGGCACTTCTTCCACTAG
- a CDS encoding DUF6350 family protein: MKLFTRPKTPGVLPMPLWLQGVVELGQAAVLSALLVFVPLTGVWFADGFADRDFTSLARLGGQGWLLIHGVPLTLTLPAGTAGAAAAPAVLSLFPLGLTLIPFFLSWRAGRRLAQASYTDQLWQALLGALGTYALLGTAAAYFSSDGGVSISLTAGALIPLIAAGLGLIVGARREAGSWIRLIGVDLTDWISRTSQHSRWAGSYVWSVIRAGVVGITAALGFSALLVTAALAMSWAEIVTVYQHLDAGIIGGAVLTVVEVGLMPNFVGWALGWTSGAGFSLGTGSIISPLETTVGPLPALPVLAALPSGGMEYAYAVLALPVFAGILAGWWFLREGENHFDEWLSLKIRARWFTAPVSTLLLGIFVGLVSGILAAAAVLVSSGSAGIGRFVDLGADPLWTGIWIAAEVAVGTVVGYAVGPWLEREERP; the protein is encoded by the coding sequence TGTGGCTCCAGGGCGTGGTCGAACTCGGCCAGGCCGCGGTGCTCTCCGCGCTGCTCGTTTTTGTGCCCCTGACCGGAGTCTGGTTTGCCGACGGCTTCGCCGACCGCGACTTCACGTCGCTGGCCCGCTTGGGCGGGCAGGGCTGGCTGCTGATCCACGGCGTGCCGCTGACCCTGACATTGCCGGCCGGCACAGCCGGCGCCGCTGCCGCACCGGCGGTGCTGTCACTGTTCCCGCTGGGCCTGACGCTCATTCCCTTCTTCCTGTCCTGGCGCGCCGGCCGGCGGCTGGCCCAGGCCTCCTACACCGACCAGTTGTGGCAGGCGCTCCTTGGCGCGCTGGGAACGTATGCGCTTCTCGGCACCGCCGCCGCCTATTTCTCCTCGGACGGCGGCGTGTCCATCTCGCTGACCGCCGGTGCCCTGATCCCGCTGATCGCTGCCGGGCTGGGATTGATTGTCGGTGCCCGCCGCGAGGCCGGCTCCTGGATCCGGCTGATCGGGGTGGACCTGACCGACTGGATTTCCCGCACCAGCCAGCATTCGCGCTGGGCCGGATCCTACGTATGGTCGGTCATCCGCGCCGGGGTCGTGGGCATCACAGCGGCGCTGGGTTTCTCGGCACTGCTGGTCACCGCAGCCCTGGCGATGAGCTGGGCCGAGATTGTCACCGTCTACCAGCACCTCGACGCCGGCATCATCGGCGGCGCCGTGCTCACCGTCGTCGAGGTGGGCCTGATGCCCAACTTTGTGGGCTGGGCACTGGGGTGGACCTCGGGCGCCGGATTCTCCCTGGGGACCGGCAGCATCATCAGTCCGCTCGAAACCACGGTTGGTCCGCTGCCTGCCCTTCCGGTGCTGGCCGCCCTGCCCTCCGGCGGGATGGAGTACGCCTACGCGGTGCTGGCGCTTCCGGTGTTCGCCGGCATCCTGGCCGGCTGGTGGTTCCTGCGTGAGGGCGAAAACCACTTCGACGAATGGCTGTCCCTGAAGATCCGGGCCCGCTGGTTCACGGCTCCGGTGTCCACGCTGCTGCTGGGGATCTTCGTGGGCCTGGTGTCCGGAATCCTGGCCGCCGCCGCGGTTCTTGTTTCCAGCGGATCGGCAGGCATCGGCCGGTTTGTTGACCTGGGGGCCGACCCGTTGTGGACGGGCATCTGGATTGCCGCCGAGGTGGCCGTGGGCACCGTGGTGGGCTACGCCGTCGGGCCCTGGCTCGAGCGCGAAGAGCGCCCCTGA
- the purN gene encoding phosphoribosylglycinamide formyltransferase encodes MRIVVLVSGTGSNLQAVLDAVASGELDVEIAAVGADRPGTYGVQRAAEAGYETFVVNFRDYGKRADWNRALTEKVASYAPELVLSSGFMRIVDEHFINTFEGRYLNTHPALLPSFPGAHGVRDALAYGVKVTGCTVHIADAGVDTGPILAQAAVDVLETDTEETLHERIKVQERRLLLETLGRLSAEGLPGRS; translated from the coding sequence ATGCGCATTGTTGTTCTTGTCTCCGGCACCGGATCCAACCTGCAGGCCGTCCTGGACGCCGTCGCCTCCGGCGAGCTCGACGTCGAAATCGCCGCCGTGGGTGCGGACCGGCCGGGGACCTATGGGGTGCAACGGGCCGCCGAAGCCGGATACGAGACCTTCGTGGTGAACTTCCGGGACTATGGGAAGCGCGCGGACTGGAACCGGGCGCTCACCGAGAAAGTCGCGTCTTACGCGCCTGAACTGGTGCTGTCCTCGGGATTCATGCGGATTGTGGACGAGCACTTCATCAACACGTTCGAGGGCCGGTACCTGAACACGCATCCGGCCCTGCTGCCCTCATTCCCCGGCGCCCACGGAGTGCGGGATGCACTGGCCTATGGCGTCAAGGTCACCGGCTGCACCGTGCACATTGCTGATGCGGGGGTGGACACCGGGCCCATCCTGGCGCAGGCGGCCGTTGACGTGCTCGAGACCGACACCGAAGAGACCCTGCACGAGCGCATCAAGGTCCAGGAACGCCGGTTGCTGCTGGAAACCCTCGGCCGGCTCAGTGCCGAGGGCCTGCCGGGCCGTTCCTAG
- a CDS encoding DUF3618 domain-containing protein, translated as MSENPDEIRADIEETRRRLGSNVDAVADRVTPSHVVQRQTDKVKDAVFGARDSVRDKVMGATDSMTDKVQAGTGSASDTMSRAGSAVGEAPQRITTKAQGNPIAAGLIAFGAGLLAASLIPASEKERTAADSLKTAAEPLTAQVTDAAKDVAQGLKEPAQEAMDNVRTTATEAAQNVKAEGQGAAGEVKGKATDAKDNVRDA; from the coding sequence ATGAGCGAAAACCCCGACGAGATACGCGCTGACATTGAAGAGACCCGACGCCGGTTGGGTAGCAACGTGGACGCCGTTGCGGACAGAGTGACCCCGTCACATGTTGTCCAACGGCAGACGGACAAGGTGAAGGACGCCGTCTTTGGCGCTAGGGACAGCGTCAGGGACAAGGTAATGGGAGCGACGGATTCAATGACTGACAAGGTACAGGCCGGAACCGGTTCGGCGTCGGACACCATGTCCCGTGCGGGATCGGCCGTTGGCGAGGCTCCGCAGAGAATCACTACAAAGGCCCAAGGCAACCCCATTGCCGCCGGCCTGATTGCCTTTGGTGCCGGGCTGCTGGCCGCGTCCCTGATTCCCGCCAGCGAGAAGGAACGCACTGCTGCCGACAGCTTGAAGACGGCAGCGGAACCGCTCACGGCGCAGGTCACCGATGCGGCGAAGGACGTAGCCCAGGGCCTGAAGGAACCGGCGCAGGAGGCGATGGATAACGTCAGGACAACGGCTACCGAAGCGGCGCAGAACGTCAAGGCCGAGGGCCAGGGCGCGGCCGGTGAGGTGAAAGGCAAGGCCACCGACGCAAAGGACAACGTCCGGGACGCCTGA
- a CDS encoding Gfo/Idh/MocA family protein gives MNATQIPTPPCVLPGAPSPVQKTGRTLRWGVVATGNIAAKVTEDIARLDDAVLQAVSSRTESSAAEFAERFGFASSYSDGEAGKGYQQLFDDQEVDVVYVAAPHAQHYEISRAALLAGKHVLCEKSLTINAREAEDLVTLASSCGLFLMEAVWTRFLPSINRIWEILASGELGDVQWVQADLGFPAVADPTSRLWDPAAGGGALLDLGVYPLTLAVGSLGFPQQVTAAGSLNSDGVDEQTSLHLAYSSGASAQLMCSLVSAGTRDATISGTRGWLRTGAPLHNPVELIVQPLDGPLRVERFPQVGNGYTYELREVTRCIQSGLTESPTMSPADSLQTMQLFDEVRAQLGVQYPNDLYQRASVPAAARSRM, from the coding sequence ATGAACGCCACGCAGATCCCCACGCCACCGTGCGTGCTGCCCGGGGCACCTAGCCCGGTGCAGAAAACCGGCCGCACCCTGAGATGGGGCGTGGTTGCCACCGGCAACATCGCCGCCAAAGTCACGGAGGACATTGCCCGCTTGGACGACGCCGTCCTCCAGGCCGTCAGCTCCCGCACCGAATCCTCTGCCGCGGAATTCGCCGAGCGTTTCGGCTTCGCGAGCAGTTACTCCGACGGTGAGGCAGGCAAGGGCTATCAGCAGCTTTTCGACGATCAGGAAGTCGACGTCGTCTACGTGGCCGCCCCGCATGCCCAGCATTACGAGATATCCCGAGCCGCCCTTCTTGCCGGCAAGCACGTCCTCTGCGAGAAGTCGCTGACCATCAACGCCAGGGAAGCCGAGGACCTGGTTACGCTGGCTTCCTCCTGCGGACTCTTCCTGATGGAGGCGGTCTGGACCAGATTCCTGCCCTCAATCAACCGCATCTGGGAGATCCTGGCCAGCGGCGAACTGGGCGACGTGCAGTGGGTGCAGGCCGATCTCGGTTTTCCTGCCGTTGCTGATCCGACCAGCCGGCTCTGGGATCCTGCTGCCGGTGGCGGAGCGCTGCTGGACCTCGGTGTCTACCCCCTGACGCTGGCAGTCGGTTCGCTGGGCTTCCCGCAGCAGGTCACCGCAGCAGGGTCCCTGAACAGCGACGGAGTGGATGAGCAGACCTCACTGCATCTGGCCTACTCCAGCGGGGCTTCAGCTCAGCTGATGTGTTCGCTGGTATCGGCGGGCACCCGCGACGCGACGATTTCCGGCACCAGGGGCTGGTTAAGGACCGGTGCGCCGCTGCATAACCCGGTGGAACTGATAGTCCAGCCACTGGACGGCCCGCTCCGGGTGGAACGGTTTCCCCAGGTTGGCAATGGCTATACCTACGAACTGCGCGAGGTCACGCGCTGCATCCAATCCGGACTGACCGAGTCACCGACGATGAGCCCGGCGGACTCCCTGCAAACGATGCAGCTTTTCGACGAGGTCCGGGCCCAGCTGGGCGTGCAGTATCCCAACGACCTGTACCAGCGTGCGTCCGTCCCTGCCGCGGCCAGGTCCCGGATGTAA
- a CDS encoding MFS transporter — MTTTHAVPTGDQVVQDLPWKWKVQGKIFIIGGLGFMFDAWDVTLNGVLIPLLSKHWALEPAQAAWIGTANLLGMAIGAFVWGSIADAIGRKKAFTATLLIFSLFTVLGAFSPDVVWFCIFRFMAGFGLGGCVPVDYALVGEFTPRKQRGRVLTAMDGWWPVGAALCGAVSALIMATLADWRFTMLIMVLPALLVFWVRRSVPESPLFLVRKGRTAEAETVINDLIKRTGSPVTEWRLPAPEATEKFTLAAVATQLTDLWRYSWKITVAAWSLFLTILLVYYLALTWMPKILVDSGFKEYAAFLTTSGMAAVGLLGVIAAALLVERVGRKWVLAVTAPLAAVILVIVALVLDVPAAATAWLLAYGFVVQVAIPVLYAYVSELYPTELRGSGFGWASTVSRIGAGFGPLIFVSVMWPYLGLPLSFGLAGVLVVLAVLWMARFAPETRGAALD, encoded by the coding sequence ATGACAACCACGCATGCCGTGCCTACCGGCGACCAAGTGGTCCAGGACCTGCCCTGGAAGTGGAAGGTCCAGGGGAAGATCTTCATCATCGGCGGGCTGGGCTTCATGTTTGATGCCTGGGACGTCACCCTGAACGGCGTCCTGATCCCGCTGCTCTCCAAACACTGGGCGCTGGAGCCGGCGCAGGCCGCCTGGATAGGCACTGCGAATCTCCTGGGCATGGCCATTGGGGCCTTCGTTTGGGGATCGATCGCAGACGCGATCGGCCGCAAGAAGGCCTTCACCGCGACCCTGCTCATCTTTTCGTTGTTCACGGTGTTGGGTGCCTTCTCCCCCGACGTTGTCTGGTTCTGCATTTTCCGCTTCATGGCCGGATTCGGCCTCGGCGGATGCGTCCCGGTGGACTATGCGTTGGTCGGCGAATTCACCCCTCGTAAACAGCGGGGCCGGGTGCTGACGGCAATGGACGGCTGGTGGCCCGTGGGAGCCGCGCTCTGCGGGGCGGTGTCGGCCTTGATCATGGCCACGCTGGCCGACTGGCGCTTCACCATGCTGATCATGGTGCTGCCGGCGCTGCTGGTGTTCTGGGTCCGGCGGTCCGTGCCCGAATCCCCACTGTTCCTGGTCCGGAAGGGCCGCACCGCCGAAGCCGAGACAGTCATTAATGACCTCATCAAGCGCACCGGATCCCCGGTAACGGAATGGCGGCTGCCGGCCCCGGAAGCAACGGAGAAGTTCACCCTTGCCGCCGTCGCCACCCAGTTGACCGACCTGTGGCGGTACAGCTGGAAGATCACCGTGGCAGCGTGGTCGCTGTTCCTCACCATCCTGCTGGTCTACTACCTGGCCCTGACCTGGATGCCGAAGATCCTCGTGGATTCCGGGTTCAAGGAGTATGCCGCGTTCCTGACCACCTCGGGGATGGCCGCCGTCGGGCTCCTGGGCGTCATCGCCGCCGCACTGCTGGTAGAGCGGGTGGGACGCAAGTGGGTCCTGGCGGTGACTGCCCCGCTGGCGGCTGTCATCCTCGTGATCGTTGCCCTGGTCCTTGACGTCCCCGCTGCCGCCACGGCCTGGCTGCTTGCCTACGGGTTTGTGGTGCAGGTCGCCATTCCGGTGCTTTATGCCTACGTCTCGGAGCTATACCCCACGGAACTGCGCGGCAGTGGCTTCGGCTGGGCATCAACGGTCTCCCGGATCGGCGCCGGATTTGGCCCGCTGATCTTTGTTTCCGTCATGTGGCCGTATCTGGGCCTGCCGTTGTCCTTTGGACTGGCCGGCGTGTTGGTGGTGCTGGCCGTGCTGTGGATGGCGCGGTTCGCGCCGGAAACCAGGGGCGCCGCCCTGGACTAG
- a CDS encoding glutamate--cysteine ligase — translation MNSKTYSREQRTRYRERLLENLDRFAGYLSTAQFAESASIGLELELNLANQDFTPAMRNAAVLAEIADPAFQTEIGAFNIEMNHPALAIGGSGLRELEDSLRFQLNRADAKAAEVKAEILMVGILPTLKPSLLEDKNWLSEGKRYAALNTSVLQARGEDVHIDLRGVESLSFYARNIAPEAACTSVQLHLEVGPEDFASAWNAAQIIAAPQIALAANSPVFMEHILWHETRIELFKQAIDTRPPEMRSQGVRPRVWFGERWITSIFDLFEENVRYFPALLPELSHSSGGSTAAGAPLLPELRLHNGTVYRWNRPIYDPGAETPNLRLENRVLPAGPTVLDVVANAAFFYGLVEYLRTADRPLWSRLAFKSAADNFLACARNGLEASVYWPGIGEIPVAELIVRHLVPQAAAGLEALGVDRQLIGRYLDVVRERARTEQNGAAWQIAYLRRLEAQGMERGPALAELTRRYWENMHTNAPVHEWPVD, via the coding sequence GTGAACAGCAAAACCTACAGCCGGGAACAGCGAACGCGGTATCGCGAGCGGCTGCTCGAGAACCTTGACCGTTTTGCCGGGTACCTTTCCACGGCACAATTTGCAGAGAGTGCCTCCATTGGCCTGGAGCTGGAACTGAACCTGGCCAACCAGGATTTCACCCCGGCCATGCGCAATGCCGCCGTTCTCGCGGAAATTGCCGATCCGGCATTCCAGACCGAGATCGGCGCTTTTAACATTGAGATGAACCACCCGGCCCTGGCAATCGGCGGGAGCGGCCTGCGCGAACTCGAGGACAGCCTGCGGTTCCAGCTCAACCGTGCCGATGCCAAAGCTGCCGAGGTGAAAGCTGAAATCCTCATGGTGGGCATCCTGCCCACATTGAAGCCAAGCCTTTTGGAGGATAAGAACTGGCTCAGCGAGGGGAAGCGGTACGCGGCCCTGAATACCTCGGTCCTGCAGGCACGCGGCGAGGACGTCCACATAGACCTGCGCGGGGTGGAGTCCCTGTCCTTTTATGCCAGGAACATCGCCCCGGAAGCCGCCTGCACTTCTGTTCAGCTCCACCTCGAAGTTGGACCCGAGGACTTCGCCTCGGCGTGGAATGCAGCCCAGATTATCGCTGCCCCACAGATTGCCCTAGCTGCCAACTCCCCTGTGTTCATGGAGCATATTCTCTGGCATGAGACACGGATCGAACTGTTCAAGCAGGCCATCGACACCCGACCGCCCGAAATGAGGAGCCAGGGCGTGCGGCCACGCGTGTGGTTTGGCGAGCGGTGGATCACCTCTATCTTCGACCTCTTCGAGGAAAACGTCCGCTACTTCCCGGCCCTGCTGCCCGAACTTTCCCACAGCAGCGGCGGATCCACGGCCGCTGGCGCCCCGCTGCTCCCCGAGCTGCGGCTGCACAACGGCACGGTCTACCGGTGGAACCGTCCGATCTATGATCCCGGCGCCGAAACCCCCAACCTGCGGCTGGAAAACCGGGTGCTGCCGGCCGGGCCGACTGTGCTGGATGTGGTGGCCAACGCTGCCTTCTTCTACGGCCTGGTCGAGTATCTGCGCACTGCCGACCGGCCACTGTGGAGCCGCCTGGCCTTCAAAAGCGCCGCGGACAACTTCCTGGCCTGCGCCCGCAACGGCCTGGAAGCATCGGTGTACTGGCCCGGCATCGGCGAAATCCCGGTGGCGGAACTGATCGTCCGCCATCTGGTCCCCCAGGCAGCCGCCGGCCTCGAGGCCCTGGGGGTGGACCGGCAGCTGATCGGTCGCTACCTCGATGTTGTCCGGGAGCGCGCACGGACTGAGCAGAACGGCGCCGCCTGGCAGATTGCCTATTTGCGCCGCCTCGAGGCCCAGGGCATGGAACGCGGACCGGCCCTGGCAGAACTGACCCGCCGGTACTGGGAAAACATGCACACCAACGCGCCTGTCCACGAGTGGCCGGTGGACTGA
- a CDS encoding signal peptidase I → MPVGVHRRDPAALKRRRRFLPLMGNLAMVCVLATLLGLLAGPALVGLRPLTVLTSSMEPGLRPGDVVLLREVDPSAVRPGDVLTYLPAGSAPDALPVTHRLTGFVAAADGSWNLILQGDANALPDAPVPGSAVQGRVVAALPYAGYPDLLAERGRLSWLRPVLAIALFGYGTLLVFQHFRQGRSSRSSQGPTA, encoded by the coding sequence GTGCCAGTCGGAGTACACCGGCGGGATCCTGCCGCGCTGAAACGCCGCCGCAGATTCCTTCCCCTGATGGGGAACCTGGCCATGGTGTGCGTCCTCGCGACCTTGCTTGGCCTGCTCGCCGGGCCCGCCCTGGTGGGCCTGCGCCCGCTGACAGTCCTGACATCCTCCATGGAACCCGGCCTGCGCCCGGGTGATGTGGTCCTGTTGCGGGAGGTCGATCCCTCCGCCGTCCGGCCGGGGGATGTCCTGACGTACCTGCCCGCCGGGTCCGCTCCGGATGCGCTACCGGTCACGCACCGCCTGACCGGATTTGTTGCCGCAGCAGACGGGTCGTGGAACCTGATCCTGCAGGGGGACGCAAACGCGCTGCCCGATGCGCCGGTTCCGGGCTCCGCGGTGCAGGGCCGGGTCGTGGCGGCACTCCCCTATGCCGGCTATCCGGACCTGCTCGCCGAGCGCGGCCGGCTTTCCTGGCTGCGCCCGGTGCTGGCCATAGCTTTGTTTGGCTACGGGACGCTGCTGGTCTTCCAGCACTTCCGTCAGGGGCGCTCTTCGCGCTCGAGCCAGGGCCCGACGGCGTAG
- a CDS encoding phage holin family protein, giving the protein MSTEIPEPPPTKAESSSLGDLLGQVTQDMSTLLRQEVELAKAELKQSSTRAGKGAGMLTGAAVAGYFVLLFLSIALWLALGYLIGLGWSSLVVAVIWAIIAAVLAARGRTELRRIRGLPQTSETLQEIPGTLKPNEDPQ; this is encoded by the coding sequence ATGAGCACCGAGATTCCTGAACCGCCCCCGACCAAAGCCGAGAGCAGCTCGCTGGGCGACCTGTTGGGCCAAGTGACGCAGGATATGTCCACCCTCCTGAGGCAGGAAGTGGAGCTTGCGAAGGCCGAGCTGAAGCAGTCGAGCACCCGCGCGGGTAAGGGAGCCGGGATGCTGACCGGTGCCGCCGTGGCCGGCTACTTCGTTCTGCTGTTCCTGTCCATCGCACTGTGGCTGGCACTCGGATACTTGATCGGCCTGGGCTGGTCGAGCCTGGTGGTTGCCGTTATCTGGGCGATTATCGCCGCGGTCCTGGCTGCGCGCGGCCGCACCGAGTTGCGCAGGATCCGCGGCTTGCCCCAGACCTCGGAGACCCTGCAGGAAATCCCCGGAACCCTGAAACCGAATGAGGACCCACAATGA